From one Syntrophorhabdaceae bacterium genomic stretch:
- a CDS encoding helix-turn-helix domain-containing protein, which produces MMTEYLPDKPFFRPDEVAKYFSVSRATVYRWIDEGRLQSVRIGEKVVRVRRESVLQLVREN; this is translated from the coding sequence ATGATGACCGAATACCTTCCTGACAAACCCTTTTTTCGCCCCGATGAAGTGGCGAAGTATTTCTCCGTCTCCAGAGCCACAGTGTATCGCTGGATTGATGAAGGGCGGCTGCAATCGGTACGCATCGGGGAGAAGGTTGTCAGGGTGCGGCGCGAGAGCGTTCTTCAACTAGTACGGGAGAATTAG
- a CDS encoding Clp protease ClpP, producing MDNLSYRTKHNAKVIAAQWGKSPNDRADWYRIEDKADGAEILIYDVIGFPFVEAKQFIKDLGAIKAKQITVRLNSPGGNVFDGVAVYNALKNHPAKITTRIEGLAASIASVIALAGDEVQAYANTMYMIHDPWVMAVGNQEDLRSIADVLEKIGGQLADIYTGKTGLEADTIKEMMHTETWMTAQEGKGLGFVDKVLDGEGKTAKAKYDLKNIYSNVPEDLSFEAQLKTFTAREIERVLIEAGASRAYAKMVAARGCTGVIDDHREDDDDAIINTLLQTIKGEKIC from the coding sequence ATGGATAACCTTTCATACCGGACAAAGCACAACGCGAAGGTGATAGCGGCGCAGTGGGGTAAATCTCCGAACGATCGGGCGGACTGGTACAGGATCGAGGACAAGGCCGACGGCGCCGAAATCCTCATTTATGATGTAATCGGTTTCCCTTTCGTTGAGGCCAAGCAGTTCATCAAGGACTTGGGCGCGATCAAGGCGAAACAGATCACGGTTCGCCTGAACAGTCCGGGCGGGAATGTGTTTGACGGTGTAGCCGTCTATAATGCCTTGAAGAATCACCCGGCGAAGATCACAACGAGGATAGAAGGTCTTGCGGCCTCTATCGCGTCTGTTATAGCCCTTGCCGGCGACGAGGTGCAGGCCTACGCAAACACCATGTACATGATCCACGACCCCTGGGTTATGGCAGTGGGCAACCAGGAAGATCTCCGGTCTATTGCCGACGTGCTCGAGAAGATCGGCGGCCAGCTTGCCGACATATACACCGGTAAGACGGGCCTTGAGGCGGACACCATCAAAGAGATGATGCACACCGAAACGTGGATGACGGCCCAGGAGGGTAAAGGCCTGGGTTTTGTCGATAAGGTCCTTGACGGCGAAGGAAAGACGGCGAAAGCGAAATACGACCTCAAAAACATCTACAGCAACGTACCCGAGGATCTTTCCTTCGAGGCACAGTTAAAGACGTTCACAGCGCGCGAAATTGAGCGCGTTCTTATAGAGGCGGGCGCATCACGGGCCTATGCCAAAATGGTAGCAGCGCGAGGCTGCACCGGCGTGATCGACGATCATCGGGAGGATGACGACGACGCGATAATCAACACCCTACTACAGACAATCAAAGGAGAAAAGATATGTTAA